A window of Pungitius pungitius chromosome 19, fPunPun2.1, whole genome shotgun sequence genomic DNA:
ctttccttttgCTCGGCAGTGTGTGTTGGTCAGCGCCAGTTTCGTGACCAGTACTTTGACAACCCCAGTTTTGACTTGACTCGCAGAGACATATGGCTGCGTAAACGCAAAGAATGCTGGGAGTTGAAGTGCCCGATCACCCTGAACGTGGCGGAAGAGGCGTCCGGGGTACAGTCCAAAGCGGCAGCACTCTGTTCCCGCTACAGGGAGTTGACCAATCTGCCCGAAATTCAGCGAAGGGTGAAAGACGTCTTGAAAGACATTCGTGGTGACAGAGAGACGGAAGCAGGCCCCTCACAGGAGGACGAGTCCTGGCTGAGCGACATGAATCTGGTGTGCTTTGCAGATTTCACAACAGTGCGCCAGTCATTCACTTTAGAGGAGAAGGGGGTGCAGATAGATCTGGACCAGGCGGACTTTGGCTACCATGTGGGAGAGATCGAGGTCCTGGTTCCGGAGGCAGGAGATGTGCAGTCTGCCTTGGAGAAGATCGAAAGAACGGCTAGAAAACTGGGTGAGCTCGAAGCTGTTAAGCTTCCCGACACCGGCGCCTGGGTCATGTGTTGCATTCATCAAGTGATGTTTAAATTTGCCAttctttgaacatttttttcttcttcttctcaggtCTGACGGAGGATCAGCAAGTTAACGGAAAAATGAATGTTTACCTTCAAAGAAATCACCCAGAGCACTACGCAAGACTACTGAGGGAACATGTTTTTTAACATGTTGCTTCACAGATTTGAAGAAATCTTTGAAATTTACAACTAAATTGTTCTAAAGTTGTATCTTAAATGTGGAAATTCAGGGTTAGGGTtcattaaattagtttttatttttgttagtgTAAAGACTTATTGTTTATAATCACTGaattaaaaacctcagcaataGTCTCTTAAAATGTACTCTTGGAAGAAGGGTGTGTTCTGTTGCCCAAATGCACCAGTTATATATTTGTGTCTGGTTAAGAAGCAAATGAGAGGAAGTGTGAGCCCTGGAGATGAATAGGAGGCCATAGGCCGTATTTATGGTGATTGTTTTGCactgtgttttattaaaaagacaCGCAAATAGACATATTAGACACTCCCTGATGGAGTGCTGGTGACTGTGACCTTCACAATGTGAACATTTTCTTAGGCTGGCCTCAGCAGCTGgattttttcttgtttattaACAGATGATTGTGTGCAAATATGGCTGCCACAATCAACCTGTTTTCAATATTATTTCATCCAAAATGTTTACGATCATGTTGATCTCTCTAAAAATCTTCACTCCAAAATGGTTAATGGGTTCTTAGTTCATTAATGATTTTTCTTTCGCTGTTTGAACTAAAGTGTGTGGTTtggaattaaataaatgtcagtaaaaaaagtattttctttgcATATTTTTTATGACACTAATATAATGATAATTTTTAAACCAAACATACGACAAAAAAATATGTATCCTGCTATCGCGACAAAGGGTATCAAACTACCTGATTGAATTGAActtttttcagcttttacaGTAACTAGATGTTTTTCATTATGATTAGAAAAGGTAAGAGCTCTGTGCTGCAGAGCTAGATGTGTGGAAGCACTTAATTCAACGTTGTTGGCAGATGGCACATGTTTGCAGCATGCAATTGTAAAGCAAGTTTGATTAACAAATAATTAAGATGCAGGCACTGGAGGATAGAGTGTActgctgtgttttcatttttaaaaagaggacTGGCCAAGTCCATTGAAATCCTCCCACACATAACACATCCTTGCACTGAGAGAGGGAGACTAGTGACAAAAGATGAGTTGTGCTGTCACGCGTTCATTATCATCTCCAATTTCAATTTCAGTCGGTGACCAAGCAGTCAATGCTTGTTTCTGCAAGCTTTAAATGAGCCTCCCGACTGATCGCTCTGCTGGTCTCGTTTCGACTGTAGCAACACCAGCACCTGTTGTCAGCAGCTTTGTCTGGACACCaatgatggacacacacattaacagatTGTTTACAGTATAGAGTGATGTGGTACGTGGTGAAGCTTTGTCAGATGGAGAGCAATCACCAGTCATTAGAGAGACACACCAAGGGTTCTCCTGTATGTCAGTCTGCGCCCCTTCAAACCTATCACAGAAGAACCAGAACATTAAAGTTCCACACCATCACATGCTTTATAGCTGAGCGGTTCACCATCACACCGCAGTTAACCACTAGACATATAGATGGACGCATGAACCACAAGTGTAACCCATGACAATGCAGTTCCCATCAGTTGTGACAACATCATAGCAAACATGTTATTCAGGAGCACCAATAACAACATTggtttgtatattttttaagtATATGTCAATTTagcagtgtgtgtatatatatatatatatatacattttatattatatagaaaataataatgtgatATATAAATTATACAATACATGGTATTGTACTCCTATGTTTTGAACTGCTATTGATTCTCCGTCAAACTGGTCACGTGACTGTGAAAGGAGAGGGGCACGCGCGGGGTCACACTTTTGTAAACAACATGGCGATTCCCGACTGGCCCCGCTAGCCAACTGAGTAGACCAAACTGCGCTGGCAAACTTCAGCGCTTGTTGTGCCACGGACCGTATTGTGTTACACCCGTAGGAAGTTGGGCGTGGGGCAGATTTGGTGAGTCGGAACCGAGGGGACAAAGCGCTGGACCGAGCAGCTGTCCGGGAGACCGTCGGGCAGTCAAACGGTAAACACAACGCTCAGTCGTTAGCATGCTTAGCTAGCTCAACCAGAACGAACCCGGGCGTCTCTAATCGCGATGAGCTAACGCAGTGTGCACAATGTGCCGTTCGACCTGTTTGAAGAGCGAGCAGTTTGTTCTTTTGCAAGATGCGGAAGTGCAAAGTCTCGAGCGAATCGCTTTAGTTAATGTCATATCGGAGCTATCGTTAATGGCAGCAGTCACTACTCGctgccattattattattacctaaCTCCCGTGTCCCCGTTCAATGCGTGGTGTGTTCACCTGGTTTCTCCCAGCCAAATCTAAAACTTGTCACGTCGTTTAATGCTCTCCGTGACAGGCCACTTCAGTCTATGGGCTCTCAGTCCAGTTCTGGGATGTCAGGTGGAAGGGGCTCTTCCAGTGGCAACCCAGCTGAGCAGCCCGAAGCATCAGAAccaaaccagagcagcagcagcagcagcagcagcagcagcagcagtaacagCAGCCGGGGCCGCAGGACGACTGACGGCCAGCAAGGAGACAGACAGCCAGCATCAGAGGAGGACGTGGACTTAGCTGAAGTGCTGGCTTACCTACTGAGGAGGTGAAcagagagggtttttatttattttatttagatgCCAACAAACCGCTTTTGTACTTTCTGAGCCCTGTTTTGCGGGTATTTTGCTTTTGATCGACCTGAATAATGTGACAAATCCAACAGTCTCCAGTGTGTAAAGTGTTCACGCCGGCCCCCGTGAGGATTCATTTTTGGGATAAGCGATTAATTGCGTAAAGTAGTCAAAGAGCACTGACAGGCCAGAAAAATGGCATTTGTGTGATGCAATACCGTGCAATACATAATTAGTGTAATGCGCTATCCTCCATCTTCCATAAATGTAAAGAAGTTCCAATTTTGGTTTATCCTCAGCATATACGGCTAGGTTGATGGATATTGTacataataaacattttaagtgCGTATATTTTAAACGTGATTTTTTACAcgagaaagaagaaacatttgtttCTCTACTTGGATGATCAGTAAGTTCAAATGTAACAAAGGAAGCTTATTGTGTTTTTACCTGTCAAAAGAAATGAGTTATTGAAAGGCTTCAGTACTGTGGGAACCGTTTGGTTTAAATGCTCTTAGAAGTAAAAGGGAACATTTTTTGGATATTCCTCTGTGAACTTCCCCTTTAAACACTCGCACTAATAATCATTTGATCATCTATCACCATTCGGGTTTGTTGATGGTTGAACCAATCTGGCGTCTGTGTGCAGGGGCCAGGTCCGGCTGGTCCATGGGAGCGGAGCCACCGGGCTGCAGCTGGTCCAGTCGTACTCTGACTCCGACGAGGACAGCGACGGAGCCTGGGACGGCCGGCTGGGTGACCGCTACAATCCGCCAGGTAACCTCCTAGCCATCTGAGGAAGGCTTAGTTTCACTAGTACGTGCAATGTCCAGCTGGGTGAAAATAGCAGCGAGAGTAAACAAATATTAAACGTGCCCATAGACTCTGTAGTatgataaaataatacatttgttaataCATTCAGGGATACGGATCAAGCAGCAGACTTCTGTAACTACATAACAATTGGATTTCATAAATGTCTACAATATATCGTCATCTTTTACTTTGTATTTGAAACGTTGTAAATCACATGAGATTTGGTTCTCTTTTTGGCTTCTCCAAGCACCCATATACcagaatattatatatatatatatacaaagataaaaatacaaatagcaGGGCTTTTAATTAGTGACAGCTCACTTGTCCAATAGTTGTGCTGTCACTAATCGCACCAGCGACTGTTCAGAACTGAGGGAACCGACATAGTGTGCAGTGTACGCTACATACTGTATGCATCAGTACTTCATTAGCAGTATGCTGTGTCATGATTTACCTATAGACAAGCTTTTAAAGCACTATTTAAACTTAATATAGCTTAAATATAGCTTAAAGTATTTCAGTCAGTCATGACTGGTGTCTGTTTATTTGATGGAATAGTGCACGGTTTAGCTTGGAAAAATGTCTCCTCATGAAACAGATGAGCGCGATCGTTTTAGTCCGATTAAAGAGACCTTACAAGAAAAGCGCAAGAAACAACCCGCTAGGAAATGAATCAGCAATAAAGTAGtcatgtaaaaatgtttaataccCGACTGCCGCTTCAGGAAAACCCTGGACATGTGTCAGTGTCTTAATGTCTAAATAAACAgtataaaatgaaaacatgcagTAAGCATTTATAACAAATCAActcatcttttacattttttagagAACTCAACGTTACTTTGTTAGTGAGTAGTGAGTTCTATGTCAacgtctctctcctccacactATGGGTTGTTAATAATAATGTCAAATGATCATTCAACTTCCACTACAATGTGACAGACATAGATAGGTTAATCTCATGCAGTGATTAATGCCCAGACCTGTTTGGCTTGCCGCTACCTTCCCAGTGGACGCCCAACCCGACACACATGAGGTGGACCAGAGCGAGATCCGAACTCAGATCCTGCTGGCCACCGGCTCCTTCAGCGCCAAAGGCCGCCACAGTTTCACCCACATGCTCACAGAGGTCAGACCGCAGGGAGACTATTTACATTctgagagatgatgatgatgatgattagatTTCATCCGTTGCTTCCACAAAAGTGTGTCGGCCGGTTTACCTCCACACGAATGTTGACCCCTCTGATGTTTTTCTGCTGAACCTTTGCTTTTTAGAGGAGGCAGGGCAGATGTAGAGGCGCCAGTTTTTCTCATGGAGAGTGCAGTCGTATCCGCACACAGTAAGTGTTGTAAATGCATACGTATTTATTAGTTTCAAGAATtaccagagaagaagaattAGTTAGTGAAGAAATGTGGCGCATTAAAAAAACGCAGCCTTGatgaatatgtatattttatttttatatataggCATAAAGAAAATGTACAATAGACTAGACGTGATGTTTACAAGAGGACGCATCCTGTCGTCTGTCAAATGGtgttgacccttttttttttttgccttttcagtTTTCTGCCAAACTATGTATCGCACAAGGATACGTACCAGCAGAAAGCCTTCTGTGGAGTGTACAGCGAGGATGGCAACATGTTCCTCTCCGCCTGCCAAGGTAAATAACACCAGAACCCAGAGGAGCCGACTCCGATGCCATCGTGTAATTcctggtgtttgtttaaaacCGTGCAGACTGCCAAGCCGTCATCAGCGTGTGTGGTCACATACAGAATAGGGTCATCATTGACTGACAAGACCTACTAATTActccattctttttttgttaatgcaaCAACTATCAGAATTATTAGAAACACTTTTTTACtgatttactttttgttttgtgagcaaacaacacatgcaaaggacaacaggtctcaccCAGATGCTCTATGCTATAACAGCTACCCATTgtctgattatatatatatatttctgtccTGAAAGACCAGAACATCCGCCTGTACGACACATCCAGGGGCCGCTTCCACTTGCGGAGAACGGTGAAGGCTCGCGACGTTGGCTGGAGCGTCCTGGACGTCTGCTTCACCCCTGACGCCCAAAATGTGCTCTACTCCAGCTGGTCCGACTACAGTAAGGGCAATCGACCCGTACGACTCAAGGAGGCTGGTGGCTGTCGCGGTTCTCTTATTGCGAGGCACAGCTGTCGATCCCCCCAGGAGCCATCTGTGTTGTCTTATTAAAATTTGATTTGTTGCTGCAGTGGCATCCAAAGAAATCCGGCTCTTGTACCCGGGAACTTTACTTTAGGGATTTGCTTCACGGTTATAACGCGAGCTCAGCATTGCAGTGCCCCTTAAATAATGTTCTAAATgggagcttttaaaaaaaaagaaatctgacccggcttgaaaatgtaattgtcCTTATTACTAATGCGCAGCtcctgtgtgttgttttattcacacattctccatctctcttcccGGCAGTTCATTTGTGCAGCATCGACGGAGACAGTGAAAACCACACCGCCTTGGACCTCAAGTTAGTGTTTCCCTCATAGTAACTCATAACATGACACAGCAGGTAATCCATCACTTCCTACCAGCCGGCCCTCCGCCCCGTTCATTAGCATCTGGATGAGTGATGCTGTCAGAACTGTCACATCAACATCCATCctaccgctctctctctctctatatatataaatatatataatgtgtgtgttactttgttTACCCGGAGAGAACATTATTTCAACAAAGCACCTCCACTCAACCCAAAGCACCGCTAACAAAAGCCCTGTTTGAGGAGGAGGCCTTTCGGGCGTAGTTGTGATTGAATAATGGCGTTACTGCTGTCAAGTctacatgtctctgtgtgtgtgtgtgtgtgtgtgtgtgtgtgtgtgtgtgtgtgtgtgtgtgtgtgtgctgttgtgcTTTGTAGTCCAGATGAGAGGAGGTTCTGTGTGTTCTCACTGGCTGCGTCCACAGATGGCAACGAGATCCTGGGAGGGTGAGCGCTTTTCTGTTTCAATGTGGTGTGACTGACAGAGTTGAACTCGGGTCTGAAGTCTCATTCAGAAATGCTAATTCAGTCAACCTTTCTCTGCTCCCCAGTTTGTGAATACCGTAATTATTTAGATGAGACACCTTTATTTAATGTAAAGCACACTTAGACCAGGGAGAACACAACATAATGcgctcactctctcctttcAGAGCAAACGACGGCTGCCTTTATGTCTTTGATCTCGAGCAGAACAAGCGAACGCTGAAGGTTAGTGTGTCCGAGTGCGTCTTGTTCCTTGAACCTTCGTTCCGTTCGGGCCTCGTCCTTTTATCAAGGTGATGAAGACCCGACGGTGTGCCAGCTTACATGGAGTTTCACACCGCCCTGCATTGTAGCAGGCCCGAGCTGGGCTCTGAGCCGCAGTGggtagggaaggggggggggggggttaaacccgcctcctccagcctcccagcccccctcccccctctgtcagTAGCTGGTTCAACCATCTGCTTCACCACTGTATCTGATCCTTCTCATACTGCCTCTGCGTGTCCGCTTTATCTCTGAAACGGTTGATTTTAGCGAAAGTTTCACCGAAAGGAAGAGATTCCACGAGCAGACTAGAACCAATAAAACACAGATTTACAGAGTGTGTGACCAAAGCCTGATGGATCGTGGTCGTGTACACAGACCAGGAAACTTGGTGGGGGTTCAGTGGAAACACTTCAGAGAGTCCGCTTTGTGCGCTTTCCTGCCGAGCCCACCGCCCAAGTCCTGCTCAGTGTTTatatgaagggggggggggggggggtatcaatCAGCTGTGCTTGACAAAGGGTTCAGCTGCTACTTGGCTGTAATTACTAGTGTAACTTGAAGTGATGTGTGTCAAAAATCTCCATACAACAATGTGATATATCTTGTATAGCATGAGCGGCACGCATTCAAGATCTATCACTCTACAAGAGCTGTCGTCATAATTAGCAACTTGCAGAAAGACTCCTGGAACCTTTGTGTCTGTCTCGATTTTGACGTACACAGAGACAAAGgcccttgcacacacacacacacacacacacacatatgggtTATACACACTGACTCCCACAAAGGGAAATCGCACACGTTCCCCGGcctcactcacaaacacacccacacactccgacCCTCTTTCGTTCCTGTCTCCGCTCGTCAGATCGAAGCCCACGAGGACGACGTGAACGCGGTGGCGTTTGCCGACAGCTCGTCCCAGCTGCTCTTCTCTGGCAGCGACGACGCGCTCTGCAAGGTGTGGGACAGACGGACGCTGCGCGAGGACAGACCGCAGCCTGTCGGACAGCTGGCCGGCCACCGAGACGGCATCACCTTCATCCACAGCAAGgtgggggagcgggggggggggggatgctgccgGTATTTTATCAATCTGTCAGGGTCAGGTTCCCCAAAGCCTCGTGGGTAGCCGGATCTGGCCGACGACTTGGAAGTTGCTTTATCCAAAGCTAATATTAGCCCAGCGTTCCGTGTGGCGGTCTGACTCACCTGTGGCGTGACTGTTCCAGGGTGACGCGCGCTACCTGATCAGTAACTCAAAGGACCAGTCCATCAAGCTGTGGGACATCAGGAAGTTCTCCCCCAAAGAGGGCCTGGCGGCTTCCCGGGTGGCTGTCACGCAGCAAAACTGGGATTACCGCTGGCAGCAGGTTCCCCAGAGAGGTAAGGGAACCGatctgggagggagggaggagtagGAGAAGGACAGCAGGAGgacaagaggaggggggggggtctcgtggAGTAAGAAAAGAGGAGGATGTAAAGGTGAAATGACTTTGTAAAGAGAGGTGAAATGGGGGAGAGTACGTGTGGGGGAGGATTCAaaccacacacagagacatgagTGATTAGCATGGAGTCAAAGAGGAAGGAAGGTGTAGAGGACAGGTGACAGTAGCGTTCCCATTCTTTTAACCAGGTGAAAGAGGTTTAGGGATTTAAATGAACAACTTAGTAAGTTGCACCAACCGGACTATGTCTTCTGAAAAGGTCCCGTGTCCCTTTTCAGCCCTGAAGAGACACAAGCTCACAGGCGACACCTCGGTGATGACCTACCGCGGCCACGGCGTCCTGCACACCCTGGTCCGCAGCCGCTTCTCCCCCGAGTTCACCACGGGACAGAAGTTCATCTACTCCGGCTGCTCCACCGGCAAAGTCATCAGTGAGCCTCTCCGCCCTGCCGCTGCATGCATTTAAAAGGGCTGCAGCGTTCGGGCACAAGTGGCTAACTGGGTGTTGAattgtctctgccccccccccccccccgtccagttTACGACGTCCTGACGGGCGCCGTGGTCTCCAGACTGTCGGGCCACGACGCGTGCGTGAGGGACGTCAGTTGGCACCCGTACGAGGACAACATCGTCAGCAGCTCCgtgagtctcccccccccccccccgtcaatgTGCACACGCGTTACAGCGCACTAATGTCACAGTGGGAATAACGAAAGGAAGACGGGAATCAAGGCACCCTTGAAATAACTTTTGTTTGTTAATAACAGAGCACTAAATGGTTGTTTTACATGTCAGCAATTCTGAAGTTGTTTCCACAGAAAGCAACTTTAAAGTAACACAGAAGAATGCACCGTTTTAAGTACATGGGAAAGTCAAATCCGATCGCTGCTCTGTTCTTCCGGTTCCTCCACAGTGGGACGGAGCGGTGCGAATGTGGCAGCACCGACAGACCCacccgctggaggaggagagagagcgggac
This region includes:
- the thtpa gene encoding thiamine-triphosphatase, which produces MSVEVERKFLCNADILKTLEETGVCVGQRQFRDQYFDNPSFDLTRRDIWLRKRKECWELKCPITLNVAEEASGVQSKAAALCSRYRELTNLPEIQRRVKDVLKDIRGDRETEAGPSQEDESWLSDMNLVCFADFTTVRQSFTLEEKGVQIDLDQADFGYHVGEIEVLVPEAGDVQSALEKIERTARKLGLTEDQQVNGKMNVYLQRNHPEHYARLLREHVF
- the dcaf11 gene encoding DDB1- and CUL4-associated factor 11 isoform X1, producing MGSQSSSGMSGGRGSSSGNPAEQPEASEPNQSSSSSSSSSSSSNSSRGRRTTDGQQGDRQPASEEDVDLAEVLAYLLRRGQVRLVHGSGATGLQLVQSYSDSDEDSDGAWDGRLGDRYNPPVDAQPDTHEVDQSEIRTQILLATGSFSAKGRHSFTHMLTERRQGRCRGASFSHGECSRIRTHFLPNYVSHKDTYQQKAFCGVYSEDGNMFLSACQDQNIRLYDTSRGRFHLRRTVKARDVGWSVLDVCFTPDAQNVLYSSWSDYIHLCSIDGDSENHTALDLNPDERRFCVFSLAASTDGNEILGGANDGCLYVFDLEQNKRTLKIEAHEDDVNAVAFADSSSQLLFSGSDDALCKVWDRRTLREDRPQPVGQLAGHRDGITFIHSKGDARYLISNSKDQSIKLWDIRKFSPKEGLAASRVAVTQQNWDYRWQQVPQRGPVSLFSPEETQAHRRHLGDDLPRPRRPAHPGPQPLLPRVHHGTEVHLLRLLHRQSHHLRRPDGRRGLQTVGPRRVREGRQLAPVRGQHRQQLLGRSGANVAAPTDPPAGGGERAGPRLTAGGGWGGRPQKKRVKRNCDITTVEARLHAHKDEETINYFFNSMLDINDCGVVVTCLFGRPYSLALSAAFWGTMGQPTPA
- the dcaf11 gene encoding DDB1- and CUL4-associated factor 11 isoform X2 — protein: MGSQSSSGMSGGRGSSSGNPAEQPEASEPNQSSSSSSSSSSSSNSSRGRRTTDGQQGDRQPASEEDVDLAEVLAYLLRRGQVRLVHGSGATGLQLVQSYSDSDEDSDGAWDGRLGDRYNPPVDAQPDTHEVDQSEIRTQILLATGSFSAKGRHSFTHMLTERRQGRCRGASFSHGECSRIRTHFLPNYVSHKDTYQQKAFCGVYSEDGNMFLSACQDQNIRLYDTSRGRFHLRRTVKARDVGWSVLDVCFTPDAQNVLYSSWSDYIHLCSIDGDSENHTALDLNPDERRFCVFSLAASTDGNEILGGANDGCLYVFDLEQNKRTLKIEAHEDDVNAVAFADSSSQLLFSGSDDALCKVWDRRTLREDRPQPVGQLAGHRDGITFIHSKGDARYLISNSKDQSIKLWDIRKFSPKEGLAASRVAVTQQNWDYRWQQVPQRALKRHKLTGDTSVMTYRGHGVLHTLVRSRFSPEFTTGQKFIYSGCSTGKVIIYDVLTGAVVSRLSGHDACVRDVSWHPYEDNIVSSSWDGAVRMWQHRQTHPLEEERERDRD